From the genome of Thauera chlorobenzoica:
AAGACCAACCCCAAGCTGGTCCTGAAGGCGGGTTCCTACGCAGGTAATACGCTCGATCTCGCCGGCGTGCAGGCACTGGCTTCGATCCCGAGCCGCGAAGAACTGCTCGCCAAGCTGCTTGGCGTCATGCAGGCGCCGGTTTCCGGCTTTGCCGGCGCGCTCGCCGCCCTCGCCAAGAAGCGCGAGGAAGAAGGCGCTGCCGCCTGAGTGCTGCATCCCGCTACGAAAGTTTTCTGAAAAGTATCGATTCTGGAGTGATTTGAAATGGCAATCAGCAAAGAAGACATCCTGGAAGCCGTTGCTGGCATGACCGTGATGGAACTGAACGACCTGGTCAAGGCGTTCGAAGAGAAGTTCGGCGTGTCCGCTGCCTCGCTGGCCGTGGCCGCCCCGGGCGCCGCTGCCGCTGCCCCGGTGGAAGAGAAGACCGAGTTCGACGTCATCCTCACCGGCACCGGCGAGAAGAAGGTCGAGGTCATCAAGGTCGTCCGTGCCGCTACCGGCCTGGGCCTGAAGGAAGCCAAGGACCTGGTCGATGGCGCACCGAAGGCCGTCAAGGAAGGCATCGCCAAGGCCGATGCCGAGGCCCTGAAGAAGCAGCTGGAAGACGCTGGCGCGAAGGTCGAGATCAAGTAATCCTCGCCTTCCCCGCGGGGCTGGCACTCTTGGGAGTGCCAGCCCTTTCGTGCTTTCTGAACGAGATTGCGGCGACCGCCGCGATGATCGAAGGCAGATCAGAGCGTTTGCGCCGCCCCAGGCGCGCCCGATGACGGCGCCCACGCAGCGAACGTTGTGTCCTGTCTTTCCGATGTTAGCCCTCTAGCCGGAGCATCCATGGCGTATTCCTACACCGAAAAGAAACGTATCCGCAAGAGCTTCGCCAAGCGCGCGGCCGTGCTCGATGCGCCTTTCCTGCTCGCCACCCAGATCGAGTCGTTTGCCGAGTTCCTGCAGGCGGAAACCCTGCCGGACGTACGGCACAACCAGGGTCTGCAGGCCGCGTTCACCTCGATTTTCCCGATCTCGAGCCATAGCGGCAATGCCCGCCTCGAATTCGTTCAGTACATGCT
Proteins encoded in this window:
- the rplL gene encoding 50S ribosomal protein L7/L12 codes for the protein MAISKEDILEAVAGMTVMELNDLVKAFEEKFGVSAASLAVAAPGAAAAAPVEEKTEFDVILTGTGEKKVEVIKVVRAATGLGLKEAKDLVDGAPKAVKEGIAKADAEALKKQLEDAGAKVEIK